Proteins from one Mercurialis annua linkage group LG7, ddMerAnnu1.2, whole genome shotgun sequence genomic window:
- the LOC126656283 gene encoding histone deacetylase 14, chloroplastic isoform X5 has product MWAAGVAPVWHLSIQHKRSIGSFVRAAYNVENQELSDARIIYSVAPAMGHNQESHPESHLRVPAIVTALQNMNLTSKFRSPEIIELQHFKPASADDVASVHAKAYVSGLEKAMDKASQEGIIFIEGTGPTYATATTFQESLVAAGAGLALVDSVVAASNNSQNPPTGFALIRPPGHHAIPKGPMGFCVFGNVAIAARHAQRVHGLKRVLIIDFDVHHGNGTNDAFYDDPDIFFLSTHQDGSYPGTGKIDEVGEGAGEGSTLNLPLPGGSGDIAMRTVFDEVIVPCAQRFKPDIILVSAGYDGHVLDPLASLQLTTGTYYMLASNIKQLAKELCGGRCVFFLEGGYNLQSLSYSVADSFRAFLGEPSLASEFDNPAILYEEPSTKVKHAIEKVKYIHSL; this is encoded by the exons atgtgGGCAGCGGGCGTAGCGCCAG TATGGCATTTGAGCATTCAGCATAAGCGAAGTATTGGAAGTTTTGTGCGTGCTGCTTATAATGTTGAGAATCAAGAACTCAGCGATGCCCGAATCATTTATAGTGTTGCTCCAGCTATGGGTCATAACCAg GAATCCCATCCAGAATCTCATCTTAGAGTTCCTGCAATTGTCACTGCACTTCAAAACATGAACCTCACTTCAAAG TTTCGTTCTCCAGAGATCATTGAACTACAACATTTTAAGCCTGCTTCTGCGGATGACGTTGCAAGTGTTCATGCCAAAGCTTATGTTTCTGGCCTTGAGAAG GCAATGGATAAAGCTTCACAAGAAGGCATTATTTTCATCGAGGGTACTGGGCCAACCTATGCTACTGCCACT ACTTTTCAAGAGTCGCTTGTGGCAGCTGGAGCAGGACTAGCCTTGGTAGATTCAGTG GTAGCAGCATCAAACAACAGCCAGAATCCACCAACTGGATTTGCTCTTATAAGGCCTCCAGGCCACCATGCTATTCCAAAAGGGCCTATGGGCTTTTGTGTCTTTGGTAATGTGGCCATTGCAGCTCGCCATGCTCAGCGTGTGCATGGATTGAAGAGAGTACTTATTATTGATTTTGATGTTCACCATGGGAATGGGACAAATGATGCATTTTATGATGATCCGGACATTTTCTTCTTGTCAACTCACCAA GATGGAAGTTATCCGGGTACTGGTAAAATTGACGAGGTAGGTGAAGGTGCTGGTGAGGGGTCGACACTAAATCTGCCTCTACCAGGGGGCTCAGGTGACATAGCTATGAGGACTGTGTTTGATGAAGTCATTGTGCCCTGTGCTCAAAGATTCAAACCAGATATAATTCTAGTTTCAGCTGG GTACGACGGTCATGTTCTGGATCCGCTGGCTAGTCTGCAGCTTACAACAGGAACATACTACATGCTTGCATCCAACATTAAACAACTAGCCAAAGAACTGTGTGGTGGTCGTTGCGTATTTTTCCTCGAAGGAGGATACAATCTTCAGTCTCTTTCATATTCTGTGGCAGATTCTTTTCGAGCTTTCCTTGGGGAGCCAAGTTTGGCATCTGAGTTTGATAACCCTGCCATTTTGTATGAAGAACCTTCAACAAAGGTAAAGCATGCAATTGAGAAAGTTAAATATATACATTCTCTTTAA
- the LOC126656283 gene encoding histone deacetylase 14, chloroplastic isoform X2, whose amino-acid sequence MWAAGVAPVWHLSIQHKRSIGSFVRAAYNVENQELSDARIIYSVAPAMGHNQESHPESHLRVPAIVTALQNMNLTSKFRSPEIIELQHFKPASADDVASVHAKAYVSGLEKNQSSLAMDKASQEGIIFIEGTGPTYATATTFQESLVAAGAGLALVDSVVAASNNSQNPPTGFALIRPPGHHAIPKGPMGFCVFGNVAIAARHAQRVHGLKRVLIIDFDVHHGNGTNDAFYDDPDIFFLSTHQDGSYPGTGKIDEVGEGAGEGSTLNLPLPGGSGDIAMRTVFDEVIVPCAQRFKPDIILVSAGYDGHVLDPLASLQLTTGTYYMLASNIKQLAKELCGGRCVFFLEGGYNLQSLSYSVADSFRAFLGEPSLASEFDNPAILYEEPSTKVKHAIEKVKYIHSL is encoded by the exons atgtgGGCAGCGGGCGTAGCGCCAG TATGGCATTTGAGCATTCAGCATAAGCGAAGTATTGGAAGTTTTGTGCGTGCTGCTTATAATGTTGAGAATCAAGAACTCAGCGATGCCCGAATCATTTATAGTGTTGCTCCAGCTATGGGTCATAACCAg GAATCCCATCCAGAATCTCATCTTAGAGTTCCTGCAATTGTCACTGCACTTCAAAACATGAACCTCACTTCAAAG TTTCGTTCTCCAGAGATCATTGAACTACAACATTTTAAGCCTGCTTCTGCGGATGACGTTGCAAGTGTTCATGCCAAAGCTTATGTTTCTGGCCTTGAGAAG AATCAGAGCTCGTTG GCAATGGATAAAGCTTCACAAGAAGGCATTATTTTCATCGAGGGTACTGGGCCAACCTATGCTACTGCCACT ACTTTTCAAGAGTCGCTTGTGGCAGCTGGAGCAGGACTAGCCTTGGTAGATTCAGTG GTAGCAGCATCAAACAACAGCCAGAATCCACCAACTGGATTTGCTCTTATAAGGCCTCCAGGCCACCATGCTATTCCAAAAGGGCCTATGGGCTTTTGTGTCTTTGGTAATGTGGCCATTGCAGCTCGCCATGCTCAGCGTGTGCATGGATTGAAGAGAGTACTTATTATTGATTTTGATGTTCACCATGGGAATGGGACAAATGATGCATTTTATGATGATCCGGACATTTTCTTCTTGTCAACTCACCAA GATGGAAGTTATCCGGGTACTGGTAAAATTGACGAGGTAGGTGAAGGTGCTGGTGAGGGGTCGACACTAAATCTGCCTCTACCAGGGGGCTCAGGTGACATAGCTATGAGGACTGTGTTTGATGAAGTCATTGTGCCCTGTGCTCAAAGATTCAAACCAGATATAATTCTAGTTTCAGCTGG GTACGACGGTCATGTTCTGGATCCGCTGGCTAGTCTGCAGCTTACAACAGGAACATACTACATGCTTGCATCCAACATTAAACAACTAGCCAAAGAACTGTGTGGTGGTCGTTGCGTATTTTTCCTCGAAGGAGGATACAATCTTCAGTCTCTTTCATATTCTGTGGCAGATTCTTTTCGAGCTTTCCTTGGGGAGCCAAGTTTGGCATCTGAGTTTGATAACCCTGCCATTTTGTATGAAGAACCTTCAACAAAGGTAAAGCATGCAATTGAGAAAGTTAAATATATACATTCTCTTTAA
- the LOC126656283 gene encoding histone deacetylase 14, chloroplastic isoform X3, whose amino-acid sequence MWAAGGAPVWHLSIQHKRSIGSFVRAAYNVENQELSDARIIYSVAPAMGHNQESHPESHLRVPAIVTALQNMNLTSKFRSPEIIELQHFKPASADDVASVHAKAYVSGLEKNQSSLAMDKASQEGIIFIEGTGPTYATATTFQESLVAAGAGLALVDSVVAASNNSQNPPTGFALIRPPGHHAIPKGPMGFCVFGNVAIAARHAQRVHGLKRVLIIDFDVHHGNGTNDAFYDDPDIFFLSTHQDGSYPGTGKIDEVGEGAGEGSTLNLPLPGGSGDIAMRTVFDEVIVPCAQRFKPDIILVSAGYDGHVLDPLASLQLTTGTYYMLASNIKQLAKELCGGRCVFFLEGGYNLQSLSYSVADSFRAFLGEPSLASEFDNPAILYEEPSTKVKHAIEKVKYIHSL is encoded by the exons TATGGCATTTGAGCATTCAGCATAAGCGAAGTATTGGAAGTTTTGTGCGTGCTGCTTATAATGTTGAGAATCAAGAACTCAGCGATGCCCGAATCATTTATAGTGTTGCTCCAGCTATGGGTCATAACCAg GAATCCCATCCAGAATCTCATCTTAGAGTTCCTGCAATTGTCACTGCACTTCAAAACATGAACCTCACTTCAAAG TTTCGTTCTCCAGAGATCATTGAACTACAACATTTTAAGCCTGCTTCTGCGGATGACGTTGCAAGTGTTCATGCCAAAGCTTATGTTTCTGGCCTTGAGAAG AATCAGAGCTCGTTG GCAATGGATAAAGCTTCACAAGAAGGCATTATTTTCATCGAGGGTACTGGGCCAACCTATGCTACTGCCACT ACTTTTCAAGAGTCGCTTGTGGCAGCTGGAGCAGGACTAGCCTTGGTAGATTCAGTG GTAGCAGCATCAAACAACAGCCAGAATCCACCAACTGGATTTGCTCTTATAAGGCCTCCAGGCCACCATGCTATTCCAAAAGGGCCTATGGGCTTTTGTGTCTTTGGTAATGTGGCCATTGCAGCTCGCCATGCTCAGCGTGTGCATGGATTGAAGAGAGTACTTATTATTGATTTTGATGTTCACCATGGGAATGGGACAAATGATGCATTTTATGATGATCCGGACATTTTCTTCTTGTCAACTCACCAA GATGGAAGTTATCCGGGTACTGGTAAAATTGACGAGGTAGGTGAAGGTGCTGGTGAGGGGTCGACACTAAATCTGCCTCTACCAGGGGGCTCAGGTGACATAGCTATGAGGACTGTGTTTGATGAAGTCATTGTGCCCTGTGCTCAAAGATTCAAACCAGATATAATTCTAGTTTCAGCTGG GTACGACGGTCATGTTCTGGATCCGCTGGCTAGTCTGCAGCTTACAACAGGAACATACTACATGCTTGCATCCAACATTAAACAACTAGCCAAAGAACTGTGTGGTGGTCGTTGCGTATTTTTCCTCGAAGGAGGATACAATCTTCAGTCTCTTTCATATTCTGTGGCAGATTCTTTTCGAGCTTTCCTTGGGGAGCCAAGTTTGGCATCTGAGTTTGATAACCCTGCCATTTTGTATGAAGAACCTTCAACAAAGGTAAAGCATGCAATTGAGAAAGTTAAATATATACATTCTCTTTAA
- the LOC126656283 gene encoding histone deacetylase 14, chloroplastic isoform X1 encodes MLRIKNSAMPESFIVLLQLWVITRLSFSFYFIIFAFSVACMFRICVFLLICHQESHPESHLRVPAIVTALQNMNLTSKFRSPEIIELQHFKPASADDVASVHAKAYVSGLEKNQSSLAMDKASQEGIIFIEGTGPTYATATTFQESLVAAGAGLALVDSVVAASNNSQNPPTGFALIRPPGHHAIPKGPMGFCVFGNVAIAARHAQRVHGLKRVLIIDFDVHHGNGTNDAFYDDPDIFFLSTHQDGSYPGTGKIDEVGEGAGEGSTLNLPLPGGSGDIAMRTVFDEVIVPCAQRFKPDIILVSAGYDGHVLDPLASLQLTTGTYYMLASNIKQLAKELCGGRCVFFLEGGYNLQSLSYSVADSFRAFLGEPSLASEFDNPAILYEEPSTKVKHAIEKVKYIHSL; translated from the exons ATGTTGAGAATCAAGAACTCAGCGATGCCCGAATCATTTATAGTGTTGCTCCAGCTATGGGTCATAACCAggttatctttttctttttactttATTATCTTTGCTTTTAGTGTTGCTTGTATGTTCAGAATCTgtgtttttcttcttatttgCCACCAGGAATCCCATCCAGAATCTCATCTTAGAGTTCCTGCAATTGTCACTGCACTTCAAAACATGAACCTCACTTCAAAG TTTCGTTCTCCAGAGATCATTGAACTACAACATTTTAAGCCTGCTTCTGCGGATGACGTTGCAAGTGTTCATGCCAAAGCTTATGTTTCTGGCCTTGAGAAG AATCAGAGCTCGTTG GCAATGGATAAAGCTTCACAAGAAGGCATTATTTTCATCGAGGGTACTGGGCCAACCTATGCTACTGCCACT ACTTTTCAAGAGTCGCTTGTGGCAGCTGGAGCAGGACTAGCCTTGGTAGATTCAGTG GTAGCAGCATCAAACAACAGCCAGAATCCACCAACTGGATTTGCTCTTATAAGGCCTCCAGGCCACCATGCTATTCCAAAAGGGCCTATGGGCTTTTGTGTCTTTGGTAATGTGGCCATTGCAGCTCGCCATGCTCAGCGTGTGCATGGATTGAAGAGAGTACTTATTATTGATTTTGATGTTCACCATGGGAATGGGACAAATGATGCATTTTATGATGATCCGGACATTTTCTTCTTGTCAACTCACCAA GATGGAAGTTATCCGGGTACTGGTAAAATTGACGAGGTAGGTGAAGGTGCTGGTGAGGGGTCGACACTAAATCTGCCTCTACCAGGGGGCTCAGGTGACATAGCTATGAGGACTGTGTTTGATGAAGTCATTGTGCCCTGTGCTCAAAGATTCAAACCAGATATAATTCTAGTTTCAGCTGG GTACGACGGTCATGTTCTGGATCCGCTGGCTAGTCTGCAGCTTACAACAGGAACATACTACATGCTTGCATCCAACATTAAACAACTAGCCAAAGAACTGTGTGGTGGTCGTTGCGTATTTTTCCTCGAAGGAGGATACAATCTTCAGTCTCTTTCATATTCTGTGGCAGATTCTTTTCGAGCTTTCCTTGGGGAGCCAAGTTTGGCATCTGAGTTTGATAACCCTGCCATTTTGTATGAAGAACCTTCAACAAAGGTAAAGCATGCAATTGAGAAAGTTAAATATATACATTCTCTTTAA
- the LOC126656283 gene encoding histone deacetylase 14, chloroplastic isoform X4 codes for MLRIKNSAMPESFIVLLQLWVITRLSFSFYFIIFAFSVACMFRICVFLLICHQESHPESHLRVPAIVTALQNMNLTSKFRSPEIIELQHFKPASADDVASVHAKAYVSGLEKAMDKASQEGIIFIEGTGPTYATATTFQESLVAAGAGLALVDSVVAASNNSQNPPTGFALIRPPGHHAIPKGPMGFCVFGNVAIAARHAQRVHGLKRVLIIDFDVHHGNGTNDAFYDDPDIFFLSTHQDGSYPGTGKIDEVGEGAGEGSTLNLPLPGGSGDIAMRTVFDEVIVPCAQRFKPDIILVSAGYDGHVLDPLASLQLTTGTYYMLASNIKQLAKELCGGRCVFFLEGGYNLQSLSYSVADSFRAFLGEPSLASEFDNPAILYEEPSTKVKHAIEKVKYIHSL; via the exons ATGTTGAGAATCAAGAACTCAGCGATGCCCGAATCATTTATAGTGTTGCTCCAGCTATGGGTCATAACCAggttatctttttctttttactttATTATCTTTGCTTTTAGTGTTGCTTGTATGTTCAGAATCTgtgtttttcttcttatttgCCACCAGGAATCCCATCCAGAATCTCATCTTAGAGTTCCTGCAATTGTCACTGCACTTCAAAACATGAACCTCACTTCAAAG TTTCGTTCTCCAGAGATCATTGAACTACAACATTTTAAGCCTGCTTCTGCGGATGACGTTGCAAGTGTTCATGCCAAAGCTTATGTTTCTGGCCTTGAGAAG GCAATGGATAAAGCTTCACAAGAAGGCATTATTTTCATCGAGGGTACTGGGCCAACCTATGCTACTGCCACT ACTTTTCAAGAGTCGCTTGTGGCAGCTGGAGCAGGACTAGCCTTGGTAGATTCAGTG GTAGCAGCATCAAACAACAGCCAGAATCCACCAACTGGATTTGCTCTTATAAGGCCTCCAGGCCACCATGCTATTCCAAAAGGGCCTATGGGCTTTTGTGTCTTTGGTAATGTGGCCATTGCAGCTCGCCATGCTCAGCGTGTGCATGGATTGAAGAGAGTACTTATTATTGATTTTGATGTTCACCATGGGAATGGGACAAATGATGCATTTTATGATGATCCGGACATTTTCTTCTTGTCAACTCACCAA GATGGAAGTTATCCGGGTACTGGTAAAATTGACGAGGTAGGTGAAGGTGCTGGTGAGGGGTCGACACTAAATCTGCCTCTACCAGGGGGCTCAGGTGACATAGCTATGAGGACTGTGTTTGATGAAGTCATTGTGCCCTGTGCTCAAAGATTCAAACCAGATATAATTCTAGTTTCAGCTGG GTACGACGGTCATGTTCTGGATCCGCTGGCTAGTCTGCAGCTTACAACAGGAACATACTACATGCTTGCATCCAACATTAAACAACTAGCCAAAGAACTGTGTGGTGGTCGTTGCGTATTTTTCCTCGAAGGAGGATACAATCTTCAGTCTCTTTCATATTCTGTGGCAGATTCTTTTCGAGCTTTCCTTGGGGAGCCAAGTTTGGCATCTGAGTTTGATAACCCTGCCATTTTGTATGAAGAACCTTCAACAAAGGTAAAGCATGCAATTGAGAAAGTTAAATATATACATTCTCTTTAA